A single window of Sphingobacteriales bacterium DNA harbors:
- the pfkA gene encoding 6-phosphofructokinase — MYKMKNIAIFTSGGDAPGMNAAIRAITRAALQEQLNVYGIYNGYQGMIDDEFIQLNKKSVGNIIHRGGTILKSARSQEFLTEEGRAKAYQNLLKHKIDAVIAIGGDGTFAGATQFTKEFNIPFVGLPGTIDNDLFGTDFTIGYKTAVQTAVECVDKIRDTANAFKRIFFIEVMGRDVGTIALATGIATGAEDIFIPETQTNLSDLSERMLKGKDKESYIIIVAEGDESGGAVEVAKKFKALHPTYDIKTLVLGHLLRGGNPIADDRIMASRMGMAAIESLINGEYNIMIGIHHDKILKTPLHLCKKHFLQINEEYKNLIYTLS; from the coding sequence ATTTATAAGATGAAAAACATAGCTATTTTTACTTCAGGAGGCGATGCACCAGGTATGAACGCTGCCATCAGAGCAATTACACGTGCAGCATTACAAGAACAGTTGAATGTATATGGAATTTATAATGGCTATCAAGGAATGATTGATGATGAGTTTATTCAACTAAATAAAAAAAGTGTAGGAAATATTATACATCGTGGTGGAACTATTTTAAAATCTGCTCGAAGTCAAGAATTTTTAACAGAAGAAGGCAGAGCAAAAGCTTATCAAAATTTATTAAAACACAAAATAGATGCTGTCATAGCTATTGGTGGCGATGGCACATTTGCAGGTGCAACTCAATTTACAAAAGAATTCAATATTCCATTTGTTGGTTTGCCTGGCACAATAGATAATGATTTATTTGGAACAGATTTTACCATAGGCTACAAAACAGCAGTGCAAACAGCAGTAGAATGTGTAGATAAAATTAGAGATACTGCCAATGCTTTTAAAAGAATATTTTTTATAGAAGTGATGGGCAGAGATGTTGGCACAATAGCCTTAGCAACTGGAATTGCCACTGGAGCCGAAGATATTTTTATACCAGAAACACAAACTAATTTAAGTGACTTGTCTGAAAGAATGCTAAAAGGAAAAGACAAAGAATCTTATATCATTATTGTTGCAGAAGGAGATGAGTCTGGAGGAGCAGTAGAAGTAGCAAAAAAATTTAAAGCACTACACCCAACTTATGATATAAAAACTTTAGTGCTCGGACATTTGTTGCGTGGTGGAAATCCTATTGCAGATGACAGAATAATGGCATCTAGAATGGGCATGGCTGCTATAGAAAGTTTAATTAATGGCGAATACAATATAATGATAGGCATTCATCATGATAAAATACTAAAAACACCATTGCATTTATGCAAAAAACATTTTCTTCAAATCAATGAAGAATATAAAAATTTGATTTATACATTGAGCTAA
- a CDS encoding thioredoxin family protein gives MKKLKFVHVMLIALFGFAPNISAQNNPSDEAWTTIDKAISKVDDSHQFIFVDIYTDWCGWCKKMDQSTFTDPTTLNNLKSNFVLVKLNAEAEAPFDFNGKTYGLVQNGNRKTNEFALQIGTSSGRLGYPTLVVLDAKGNKLQAFPGFKDTETINQLVKYFTSGSYQKMDFLTFQSNN, from the coding sequence ATGAAAAAGTTAAAATTTGTACATGTTATGTTAATTGCATTATTTGGTTTTGCACCAAATATTAGTGCACAAAACAATCCTTCCGACGAAGCATGGACAACAATAGATAAAGCAATAAGTAAAGTTGACGATAGTCATCAATTTATTTTTGTTGATATATACACAGATTGGTGTGGATGGTGTAAAAAAATGGATCAATCTACATTTACTGACCCAACAACATTAAATAATTTGAAAAGTAATTTCGTTTTGGTAAAATTAAATGCCGAGGCAGAAGCACCATTCGATTTTAATGGAAAAACTTATGGCTTAGTACAAAATGGAAACAGAAAAACAAATGAATTTGCTTTACAAATTGGTACATCAAGTGGCAGATTAGGGTATCCTACATTAGTTGTTTTAGATGCAAAAGGAAACAAATTACAAGCATTTCCTGGATTTAAAGATACTGAGACTATAAATCAGTTAGTAAAATATTTTACTTCTGGAAGTTATCAAAAAATGGACTTTCTTACATTTCAATCAAATAATTAA
- a CDS encoding AMP nucleosidase, translated as MKTKEEIVENWLPRYTGTALDEFGEYILLTNFGKYVDLFAEWNNVEVKGRSNPMPNATANNITIINFGMGSPVAATMLDLLAAIKPKAVLFLGKCGGLKKKNELGDFILPIAAIRGEGTSNDYFPAEVPALPSFALQKAISTTIREYEQDYWTGTVYTTNRRVWEHDEEFKEYLRKIRAMAIDMETATIFTVAFANEIPVGALLLVSDQPMIPDGVKTEKSDAEVTKSFVNEHLKIGIDALKQLQDKSTTIKHLRFED; from the coding sequence ATGAAAACGAAAGAAGAGATTGTAGAAAACTGGTTGCCTAGATACACAGGAACTGCTTTAGACGAATTTGGTGAATATATATTGTTGACTAATTTTGGAAAATATGTAGACCTTTTTGCAGAATGGAATAATGTAGAAGTAAAAGGAAGAAGCAACCCAATGCCAAACGCAACAGCCAACAATATTACAATAATAAATTTTGGAATGGGAAGCCCAGTTGCGGCAACCATGTTAGATTTATTAGCTGCTATAAAACCAAAAGCTGTATTGTTTTTAGGAAAATGTGGTGGACTGAAAAAGAAAAATGAATTAGGCGATTTTATATTACCAATTGCAGCAATAAGAGGCGAAGGAACAAGCAATGATTATTTTCCTGCTGAAGTGCCTGCATTGCCATCATTTGCCTTACAGAAGGCAATTTCTACTACTATCAGAGAGTATGAGCAAGACTACTGGACAGGAACAGTGTACACAACCAACAGAAGAGTCTGGGAGCATGATGAAGAATTTAAAGAATATCTGAGAAAAATTAGAGCGATGGCAATAGATATGGAAACAGCTACCATATTTACTGTTGCATTTGCAAATGAAATTCCAGTTGGTGCATTGTTGTTAGTGTCAGACCAACCAATGATACCTGATGGTGTGAAAACAGAAAAAAGCGATGCTGAAGTAACAAAAAGTTTTGTGAATGAACATTTAAAAATTGGAATAGATGCATTAAAACAATTGCAAGATAAATCTACAACTATAAAACACTTAAGATTCGAAGATTAA
- a CDS encoding DUF58 domain-containing protein, translating into MINLTHEEVLKFDKLDILAKQIVEGFIIGLHKSPYHGFSVEFAEHRLYNAGDSIKEVDWKVFARTDKLYTKKYEEETNLRCQIIIDASSSMYFPTERTEQQINKIEFAVMASAALMYLLKKQRDAVGLSVFTNELNLHTPCKTNAQHHQMLMYELYKLVTKKSEKQHTAAAKSIHVVADAIPKRSLVFIFSDMFDKNDEELFLAIQHLKHNRHEIVLFHTIDRNLELDFNFENRPYQFVDIETGEEIKLQPNQIKDYYIEKNKERNLYIKTKCMQYKIDLIEVDINQGYYPILMEYLIKRNKMKI; encoded by the coding sequence ATGATAAATCTTACACACGAAGAAGTACTTAAGTTTGACAAGCTTGATATTCTTGCGAAACAAATTGTAGAAGGATTTATTATTGGCTTACACAAAAGTCCATATCATGGATTTTCTGTAGAGTTTGCAGAACATAGATTATACAACGCTGGTGATTCTATCAAAGAAGTAGATTGGAAAGTATTTGCACGTACTGATAAATTATACACCAAAAAATACGAAGAAGAAACCAATCTACGTTGCCAAATTATCATAGATGCATCTTCGTCTATGTATTTTCCTACAGAACGTACAGAACAGCAAATTAATAAAATTGAGTTTGCTGTAATGGCAAGTGCAGCACTGATGTATTTACTAAAAAAACAAAGAGATGCAGTAGGTTTATCTGTGTTTACAAATGAACTAAACTTACATACACCATGCAAAACCAATGCGCAACACCATCAAATGTTGATGTATGAATTGTATAAGTTAGTAACCAAAAAATCTGAAAAACAACACACAGCTGCTGCAAAATCTATACACGTAGTGGCAGATGCAATTCCAAAACGTTCATTGGTGTTTATATTTTCAGATATGTTTGATAAAAATGATGAAGAATTATTTCTGGCAATTCAGCATCTAAAACATAATAGACATGAGATTGTTTTGTTTCATACTATTGATAGAAATTTGGAATTAGATTTTAATTTTGAAAATAGACCATATCAATTTGTAGATATTGAAACAGGAGAAGAAATAAAACTTCAGCCAAATCAAATAAAAGATTATTATATAGAAAAAAATAAAGAAAGAAACTTGTATATAAAAACCAAATGTATGCAATACAAAATTGATTTAATAGAAGTAGATATCAATCAAGGCTATTATCCAATTTTGATGGAGTATTTGATTAAGAGAAATAAAATGAAAATCTAA
- a CDS encoding UbiX family flavin prenyltransferase — translation MVKKKIIIGITGASGAIYAKVLLDKLMQISTQIDKIGVVMSDNAKQVWEFELQQNQYKDYTVDFYEKNDFMAPFASGSAKYDTMIVVPCSMGTLSRIAQGTSNDLITRSADVILKERRKLILVTRETPLNLIHINNMKTVTESGGIICPASPSFYHIPTTIEEMAATVIDRVLDLAGFELTTKRWNE, via the coding sequence ATGGTCAAAAAAAAGATAATTATTGGAATTACTGGTGCAAGTGGTGCAATTTATGCCAAAGTATTATTAGACAAATTGATGCAGATATCTACACAAATTGACAAAATTGGTGTAGTAATGAGTGATAATGCAAAACAAGTATGGGAATTTGAGCTACAGCAAAATCAATACAAAGATTATACTGTAGATTTTTATGAAAAAAATGATTTTATGGCACCATTTGCTTCTGGAAGCGCAAAATACGACACTATGATAGTCGTTCCATGTTCGATGGGAACTTTGTCTAGAATTGCACAAGGTACTTCAAATGATTTAATTACAAGAAGTGCTGATGTCATTTTAAAAGAAAGACGCAAACTAATTTTAGTAACTAGAGAAACACCTTTGAACTTAATACATATTAATAATATGAAAACAGTTACTGAAAGTGGTGGCATTATTTGTCCAGCCTCACCTTCGTTTTATCATATACCTACTACTATAGAAGAAATGGCAGCAACAGTTATAGACAGAGTTTTAGACTTAGCTGGTTTTGAATTAACTACAAAAAGATGGAATGAATAG
- a CDS encoding T9SS type A sorting domain-containing protein encodes MKNKTIPIFFRFLLLFILVALVQYTKAQDSIISFPDANFKNKLLQANISNIIAYDSLHRSIKIDLNGDREIQQSEAYRVFELDVSISDINSLVGINSFVNLQELLCVDNQLTTLDLSNVPNLQVLNCSLNPLTTLDLSNVPKLQQLYCMDNQLTTLDLSNVHNLEFLDFSNIDFLDFPNNQLTTIDLSNVPNLQFLNCNGNSLTTLDLSNVPNVISLDCSNNQLTTLDLSNVPNLQFLNCNGNSLTTLDLSNVDSLLALDCSNNKLTTLDLSNVVKLYQFACSNNQLTTLNLGSSLENFNLFFVDSNPLQTLYLKNGVANSMPAPNYLRIPTKYLEYICTDKEEVGDWYQYLDSIDPFFITVVDTLCTFPLTTSAISRISPKQGGNIGAITLEIFGYNLLPNTTIVLKKNGSPDIVGDTTILINSNILSTTLDLKGKALGKYDVVVTIPGIPAFTITNGFEVVNGIAPEMWVSIAGRTTIRTGRENTYTVTYGNKGNVDAVMIPLTIYNIPKDAVITLLFDSIKISDYTTDTNYTYVDTLSSMVFDSTNNTYYLPLFIPYVRAGSTGTFDFKIKIPSTQTFEIGTKIFSPLLESTALLNTRVAGECIKPRECHAQAVSASTDKVADYVLGTIRNEINECASNAYNTFSDISSGMARVVKEANIKNALLLAVNAVVGTVKTTISCSKSIPGVSFPPLAIAKTLETTLDIINHANDFYEIGKDWKDCIVKSGDCKAPLEPEKEIKISVFAGNSYDPNEKVGVGSSAKPYLNESQPLLYKVLFENSPTASLAAQTVIIIDTLDKDKLNLATFKFTSFSVANQNYDLEGKDKSFVYIADLRPRINLKLRVLGALDTLNGIVRWEFQSIDPATNQITEDPIAGFLPPNITAPQGDGSVSFIVEPIENIQDGDSIINKAYIYFDENPVIITNEWKNIYDFTPPISSAKSLPTNSATTFSVSWAGIDNPSGIQYYTVYISKDDSAYVPWIVRTTDTVAIFTGELNKSYKFYVIAIDYVGNIEPSKTVFEAVTYTSISTNINQNQLMTDVNVYPNPFDNSINLHFNTDNLLIDNVNISIYDINGKLINQFSGVSRVQTENFPKGLYFVKVTYGIEMVSFKMVKQ; translated from the coding sequence ATGAAAAATAAAACTATTCCTATTTTTTTTAGATTTTTACTTTTGTTTATTTTGGTAGCACTAGTACAATATACTAAAGCACAAGATTCCATTATTAGTTTTCCCGATGCTAATTTTAAAAATAAGCTATTGCAAGCTAATATTAGCAATATTATTGCTTATGATTCTTTACATAGAAGTATTAAAATTGATTTGAATGGAGATAGAGAAATACAGCAAAGTGAAGCGTATAGGGTTTTTGAGTTAGATGTGAGCATTTCGGATATTAACTCATTAGTTGGTATTAATTCATTTGTAAATTTACAAGAATTACTTTGTGTGGACAACCAACTTACTACATTAGATTTAAGTAATGTGCCTAATTTACAAGTATTAAATTGTTCGCTCAACCCACTTACTACACTAGATTTAAGTAATGTGCCTAAATTACAACAATTATATTGTATGGACAACCAACTTACTACGTTGGATTTAAGTAATGTGCATAATTTAGAATTTTTAGATTTCTCAAATATAGATTTTTTAGATTTCCCAAACAATCAACTTACAACAATAGATTTAAGTAATGTGCCTAATTTACAATTTTTAAATTGTAATGGAAATTCACTTACTACGTTGGATTTAAGTAATGTGCCTAATGTAATATCTTTAGATTGCTCAAACAACCAACTTACTACGTTGGATTTAAGTAATGTGCCTAATTTACAATTTTTAAATTGTAATGGAAATTCACTTACTACGTTGGATTTAAGTAATGTGGATTCTTTATTAGCTTTAGATTGCTCTAACAATAAACTTACTACATTAGATTTAAGTAATGTGGTTAAGTTGTATCAATTTGCATGCTCTAACAATCAACTTACTACGTTGAATTTGGGTAGTTCACTAGAAAATTTTAATCTATTTTTTGTAGATTCAAACCCACTCCAAACTTTGTATTTAAAAAATGGTGTAGCAAATTCAATGCCTGCTCCGAATTATTTAAGAATACCAACTAAATATTTAGAATATATTTGTACTGATAAAGAAGAAGTGGGCGATTGGTATCAATATTTAGATAGTATCGACCCTTTTTTTATAACAGTAGTAGATACTTTGTGTACTTTTCCTTTAACAACAAGTGCAATATCTAGAATATCTCCAAAACAAGGCGGTAATATTGGTGCTATTACTTTAGAAATATTTGGGTATAATTTATTGCCTAATACTACAATAGTACTCAAAAAAAATGGTTCGCCAGATATAGTAGGTGATACAACAATTTTAATTAATAGTAATATACTGAGTACAACCTTAGATTTAAAAGGCAAAGCGTTGGGTAAATACGATGTAGTAGTTACAATACCAGGTATTCCAGCATTTACTATTACTAACGGATTTGAGGTAGTAAATGGAATAGCACCAGAAATGTGGGTAAGCATTGCTGGAAGAACAACTATAAGAACAGGTAGAGAAAATACATATACTGTTACTTATGGAAATAAAGGCAATGTAGATGCTGTAATGATACCTTTAACAATTTATAATATTCCTAAAGATGCCGTCATTACGCTCCTATTTGATTCCATAAAAATTAGCGATTATACAACTGATACTAACTATACTTATGTAGATACCTTGTCTTCAATGGTATTTGATAGTACAAATAACACATACTATCTGCCATTATTCATACCCTATGTTCGTGCAGGAAGTACAGGTACATTTGATTTTAAGATTAAAATACCAAGCACTCAAACATTTGAAATAGGAACAAAAATATTTAGTCCTTTATTAGAATCTACTGCATTGTTAAATACAAGAGTAGCAGGAGAATGCATAAAACCTAGAGAATGTCATGCTCAAGCTGTTTCAGCATCAACTGATAAAGTTGCAGACTATGTTTTAGGTACAATTAGAAATGAAATTAATGAATGTGCTTCTAATGCATATAATACCTTCTCTGATATTTCAAGTGGAATGGCTAGAGTTGTTAAAGAAGCAAATATTAAAAATGCTTTATTATTAGCTGTAAACGCTGTAGTTGGTACAGTAAAAACTACTATATCATGTTCAAAATCTATACCGGGTGTATCATTTCCACCTTTAGCGATTGCAAAAACTTTAGAAACTACTTTGGATATCATCAATCATGCAAATGATTTTTATGAAATTGGCAAAGACTGGAAAGATTGCATAGTAAAGAGTGGTGATTGCAAAGCTCCTTTAGAACCAGAAAAAGAAATTAAGATTTCTGTATTTGCAGGTAATTCATACGATCCTAATGAAAAAGTAGGTGTTGGTAGTTCAGCAAAACCCTATCTAAACGAATCACAACCATTATTATATAAAGTATTATTTGAAAATTCTCCAACAGCTTCTTTGGCAGCTCAAACGGTTATTATTATTGATACATTAGATAAGGACAAATTAAACTTGGCTACTTTCAAGTTTACTTCATTTTCTGTAGCAAATCAAAATTATGACTTGGAAGGAAAAGATAAAAGTTTTGTTTATATAGCAGATTTAAGACCAAGAATTAATCTAAAACTCAGAGTGCTTGGAGCATTAGATACATTAAATGGTATTGTTAGATGGGAATTCCAATCTATAGATCCAGCTACTAATCAAATCACAGAAGATCCAATTGCAGGTTTTTTACCACCAAATATTACAGCACCTCAAGGTGATGGAAGCGTATCTTTTATAGTTGAACCAATTGAAAATATACAAGATGGAGATAGCATAATAAATAAAGCATATATCTATTTTGATGAAAATCCTGTCATTATTACAAACGAATGGAAAAATATTTATGATTTTACACCACCAATTAGTTCAGCTAAATCTTTACCAACTAACTCAGCTACTACATTTTCAGTTAGTTGGGCAGGTATAGATAATCCATCAGGAATTCAATATTATACCGTTTATATATCAAAAGATGATTCTGCTTATGTTCCTTGGATTGTTAGAACAACAGATACTGTTGCTATATTCACAGGAGAATTGAATAAAAGTTATAAATTTTATGTTATTGCAATAGATTATGTTGGAAATATAGAGCCATCAAAAACTGTATTTGAAGCAGTTACTTATACTTCTATATCTACAAATATTAATCAAAATCAATTAATGACTGATGTTAATGTGTACCCAAATCCATTTGACAATTCTATCAATTTACATTTTAATACTGATAATTTATTAATTGATAACGTTAATATTAGTATTTATGATATAAATGGTAAGTTAATTAACCAATTTTCAGGAGTAAGTCGAGTACAAACAGAAAATTTTCCAAAAGGTTTATATTTTGTAAAAGTTACTTACGGTATTGAAATGGTATCTTTTAAAATGGTAAAACAATAA
- a CDS encoding nucleoside phosphorylase, giving the protein MSTIANSELILNSDGSVYHLCLLPTDISETIIFVGDPERVPKITKHFDEILISKKNREFVTQTGIYKSKKISVIATGIGTDNIDIVLNELDALVNIDLKTRTIKNEHTALNIIRIGTSGALQADIPIDSFLVSEYAIGLDGLLHFYEYTNDDDLQLNDAVQDTAKVQCYTAKASTKLIDALADDILNGITLTASGFYAPQGRKLRLSPKQPNFIDDLSSKVFANNRKITNFEMETSAIYGLGKMLGHHCISFNAILANRVLGQFSNQHEETVELLIDKILNRIANNL; this is encoded by the coding sequence ATGAGTACAATTGCAAACAGCGAACTAATTTTAAATTCTGATGGTAGTGTATATCATCTATGTTTATTGCCAACAGATATCTCTGAAACTATAATTTTTGTTGGCGATCCAGAACGTGTTCCAAAAATTACAAAACATTTTGATGAAATATTGATTAGTAAAAAAAACAGAGAATTTGTTACACAAACTGGAATATATAAAAGCAAAAAAATTTCTGTAATTGCAACAGGAATTGGAACTGATAATATAGATATAGTTCTAAATGAGTTAGACGCATTAGTGAATATAGATTTGAAAACTAGAACAATCAAAAACGAACATACAGCATTAAATATTATAAGAATTGGCACAAGTGGTGCATTGCAGGCAGATATTCCAATAGATTCATTCCTAGTTAGCGAATATGCAATAGGTTTGGATGGATTATTACATTTCTACGAATATACAAACGACGATGATTTACAACTAAATGATGCAGTACAAGACACAGCAAAAGTACAGTGCTACACAGCAAAAGCAAGTACAAAACTTATAGATGCATTAGCTGATGATATATTAAATGGTATCACACTAACAGCATCAGGATTCTACGCACCACAAGGGAGAAAATTAAGGCTATCGCCGAAACAACCAAATTTTATTGATGATTTGAGCTCAAAGGTATTTGCAAACAATAGAAAAATTACCAACTTTGAAATGGAAACTTCTGCAATTTACGGATTAGGAAAAATGTTAGGACATCATTGTATTTCATTCAATGCTATTTTAGCAAATAGAGTTTTAGGTCAATTTTCAAATCAGCACGAAGAAACTGTAGAATTATTAATAGATAAAATATTAAATAGAATAGCAAATAATTTATAA
- a CDS encoding DUF255 domain-containing protein: MKKTTLFLFLLILFFNSFSQWKLNYFVDDFKDKTNEKYISQTDYNGLFSNSVTKYSKLHTKVIIYFINEQLIIPNVKFYLHEYGSDQSTTNINNKSLKLKIKYDNNIKEFDVNLLNNSFVLSSNDEILEFVDILIGQSKPIKCNLLIHQGSLSSDYNFSINPIGFKKQYDLIKHSEYDSLFSIYKKSLVNSNTTTKKTTTPNTTETTKTNTTKVSTQKTPLQENGTIKWLTFEEAVKLNQTNPGQFFIDFYTDWCGWCKVLDSKTFQDPFVAKYMSENFYCVKFNAEQKPDINFMNKTWKWVAGGRNGYHELAAYFMQGQMSYPTCVVLTSKYELVYPLKGYVKVEEFEPLITFFGKELYTSPSNNYETYKSTYKRQ; encoded by the coding sequence ATGAAAAAAACAACTTTATTTCTTTTTTTACTAATTTTATTTTTCAATTCTTTCTCCCAATGGAAACTAAATTATTTTGTTGATGATTTTAAGGATAAAACTAATGAAAAGTACATATCTCAAACTGATTATAATGGATTATTTAGTAATTCTGTAACTAAATATAGTAAACTACATACAAAAGTAATAATTTACTTTATAAATGAACAATTAATTATACCAAATGTAAAGTTTTATCTACATGAATATGGTAGTGATCAATCAACAACAAATATTAATAATAAATCTCTAAAGTTAAAAATTAAATATGATAATAATATTAAAGAGTTTGATGTGAATCTTTTAAATAATTCATTTGTTTTATCATCTAATGATGAAATCTTAGAATTTGTTGATATATTAATTGGACAATCAAAACCAATTAAGTGTAATCTTTTAATACATCAAGGCTCTTTATCTTCTGATTATAACTTTAGTATTAATCCTATTGGATTCAAAAAACAATATGACTTAATAAAACACAGCGAATATGATTCTCTGTTTAGTATTTATAAAAAGAGTTTGGTCAATTCCAACACAACAACCAAAAAGACAACAACTCCCAACACAACAGAAACGACTAAAACAAATACAACTAAAGTTTCTACACAGAAAACACCATTGCAAGAAAATGGAACAATAAAATGGCTAACATTTGAAGAAGCAGTAAAACTGAATCAAACAAACCCAGGGCAGTTTTTTATAGATTTTTATACAGATTGGTGTGGTTGGTGTAAAGTTTTAGATTCAAAAACATTTCAAGATCCATTTGTTGCCAAATATATGAGTGAGAATTTTTATTGTGTAAAATTCAATGCTGAACAAAAACCAGACATTAACTTTATGAATAAAACATGGAAATGGGTTGCAGGCGGAAGAAATGGCTACCATGAGCTAGCAGCATATTTTATGCAAGGACAAATGTCTTATCCAACATGTGTGGTGCTTACATCAAAATATGAGTTAGTTTATCCATTGAAAGGTTATGTGAAAGTGGAGGAATTTGAACCATTAATCACATTCTTTGGAAAAGAATTATACACATCTCCATCAAACAATTACGAAACATATAAGTCAACTTATAAAAGACAATAA
- a CDS encoding DUF4105 domain-containing protein, with translation MTSKKIQFLFLIFIFQYVALFGQQDRIFEVPKLSNQAQVSLLTIGLGTETYQLFGHTAIRVKDNKLGWDFVYNYGTFDFSDPDFLIKFIKGKLLYYESIDTYSEFVQGYREQNRSIHEQVLDLDSIQKQKAFEFLTINARDENKYYKYDFLFDNCATRPRDILLKVVYKQQVKFEDDVDDKSTYRALIDRHNTNEWLDFGMDLLIGLPTDTESGFGRTFIPYELMQLIDGATLNGKKIVKQTNEILDTVPEYKKVSWITPSLIFWLLFIILLILSTKTQFNLKPIGIIYFSILGLLGWLLIFMWFGTDHLSTKWNLNILWTMPLNLPLALLLIKKEKSKFVLNYIKFYRILLILLLVFWFINPQQYHIAVLPLIFIGILLASKFIPVPIRKT, from the coding sequence ATGACTAGTAAAAAAATACAATTTTTATTCTTAATATTCATTTTCCAGTATGTAGCTCTTTTCGGACAACAAGATAGAATTTTTGAAGTACCAAAGTTAAGTAATCAAGCTCAAGTTAGCTTACTAACAATTGGCTTAGGTACTGAAACATATCAATTGTTTGGACATACTGCAATTAGAGTAAAAGACAATAAACTTGGTTGGGATTTTGTATACAACTATGGAACTTTTGATTTCTCTGACCCAGATTTTTTAATAAAGTTCATCAAAGGAAAGTTATTATACTATGAATCTATTGATACGTATAGTGAATTTGTACAAGGCTACAGAGAACAAAATCGTTCTATCCACGAGCAAGTTTTAGATTTAGATTCTATTCAAAAACAAAAAGCATTTGAGTTTTTAACTATTAATGCTAGAGACGAAAATAAATATTACAAATACGATTTCTTATTTGATAATTGCGCTACTCGACCAAGAGATATTTTACTAAAGGTAGTCTACAAGCAACAAGTAAAATTTGAAGATGATGTTGATGATAAATCTACCTACAGAGCATTAATAGATAGACACAACACCAATGAATGGTTAGATTTTGGCATGGATTTATTGATTGGGTTACCAACAGACACAGAATCAGGATTTGGTAGAACATTTATTCCATATGAATTAATGCAATTGATTGATGGTGCAACATTAAATGGAAAGAAAATTGTAAAACAAACAAACGAAATCTTAGACACAGTACCAGAATATAAGAAAGTATCTTGGATAACACCAAGTTTGATTTTTTGGTTACTATTTATCATTTTACTTATACTAAGCACAAAAACACAGTTCAATTTAAAGCCAATTGGAATTATTTACTTTTCTATTTTAGGATTATTGGGTTGGTTGCTTATTTTTATGTGGTTTGGCACTGACCATCTTTCTACAAAATGGAATTTAAATATTCTGTGGACAATGCCATTAAACTTACCATTAGCATTGTTACTCATCAAAAAAGAGAAATCTAAATTTGTATTAAACTATATAAAATTTTATAGAATATTATTGATTTTATTGTTAGTTTTTTGGTTTATCAATCCACAACAATATCATATTGCAGTGTTGCCATTAATATTTATTGGAATATTATTAGCTTCAAAATTTATTCCAGTACCAATTCGTAAAACTTAG